The following coding sequences are from one Carassius auratus strain Wakin chromosome 47, ASM336829v1, whole genome shotgun sequence window:
- the LOC113065159 gene encoding Kv channel-interacting protein 2-like, translating into MKVTSRDESVNTSGECDGSSDLLTGNPPSGPSRKSMKQRFLKLLPCCHVDSTPTVRQSNIVFSLMLIYCYVYLCHIDSIEEDFELATVCCRPDSLEKILEQTKFTKTELQILYRGFKNECPTGLVNEETLKLIYSHFFPQGDSSAYAHFLFEAFDRHKNGAVNFEDFVVGLSIILRGTVTDRLCWAFSLYDLNKDGCITKEEMNDIMQSIYDLMGKYTYPCMEDSAPREHVESFFQKMDHNNDGVVTMEEFLESCQKDEAIMESMQMLDHVI; encoded by the exons GTAACCCTCCCTCAGGCCCGAGCAGAAAGAGCATGAAACAGCGCTTCCTCAAACTTCTGCCCTGCTGTCATGTGGACTCCACGCCAACAGTCAGGCAAAGCAA TATTGTTTTtagtttaatgttaatttattgttatgtttACCTCTGTCATATAGACAGTATAGAGGAGGATTTTGAGCTTGCCACTGTGTGCTGCAGGCCGGATAGTCTGGAAAAAATTCTGGAACAGACCAAGTTCACCAAAACAGAGCTACAGATCCTCTATAGAGGTTTTAAAAAC GAATGTCCCACTGGATTAGTGAATGAAGAGACTTTAAAGTTAATCTACTCTCATTTTTTCCCCCAAGGAG ATTCTAGCGCATACGCTCATTTCCTGTTTGAGGCTTTTGACAGACACAAAAACGGAGCAGTTAATTTTGAG GACTTTGTGGttggcctgtcaatcatcttgcGTGGCACCGTCACTGATAGACTGTGTTGGGCCTTTAGTTTGTATGATCTCAACAAAGATGGATGCATCACTAAAGAG GAGATGAATGATATTATGCAGTCTATTTATGATTTGATGGGGAAGTACACATATCCGTGTATGGAGGACAGTGCACCTAGAGAACATGTCGAAAGTTTCTTCCAG AAAATGGATCACAACAATGATGGCGTCGTCACAATGGAGGAGTTCCTGGAGTCGTGTCAAAAG GATGAGGCCATCATGGAGTCCATGCAGATGTTGGATCACGTAATTTAG